The Macaca nemestrina isolate mMacNem1 chromosome 17, mMacNem.hap1, whole genome shotgun sequence genome contains the following window.
CATTTGCatggaatttgaattttttatagtGATTTTTATCTAGTTTACACCAGTTAGATGTGGCACCACCAACTTTTAAACACCTCAAATAACTCTCATCTTCATACTTAATTATGCAATGGTACAAGTGTTTTAAACAGAAATGTGAGATGCTCTTTAGTAATGCTTTGAAAAGTGCATGAGTCTAATACTGACATTtcctttaatgtttttatttttttctttgtgtgctCTATCAAATATAATGTGCAggaattttttcttattgaactgcagagataaatttttagaaaactgtATACCTTAATACTGATGGTATAAAAGTCTTCTTGCTTTCCCTAGTGGCATAAAATAACACTTCAAATATTTACCTTTCTATTCTTCactggtacaatcatggctcactgcttccTGGAAGTCATGGGCtgcagcagtcctcctgcctcaacttcctcacTAGGTGGGACCAtagacacatgccaccaggcctggctaatttctttgacttttctctagagacagggttcacctgtgtttcccagcctggtctcaGACTTCTAGACTCAAGTGAACCTGAACCTCCCGCTTTGACCTCTCAAATTGCTGCGATTACACGTATTAGTCACCACATCCGGTCTAAATTTCTTATGTGCCATGGTACTGCAAAACGCCATAATTCGGGGCAGCTGGATGGAAGGTGTAGGAGGACACTGTAGTGCCTTTTCAATATTTCTgtatatctaaaataatttaaacagaaaacatttattttaaaacatgaagggGGTTATCCTTCCATAAGGGTAGAGTACAAAGGCAGGCTCATGGTGTTGTTGGAATTCAGAATGCTGGTGGCAGGActgggggtgctgggaggggctggACATGGTTGACTTTGTGATCTGGGGACTAGTGTGTTCCATCCGTGAATGTCTTTCGAGGTGCacactttcttaataaattttcataagtttaacaaaaaataaaatgagaatgtgAAGCTGGCTCGGGTTGTTCAGAAGGGACGCGGACGCAGCAGCTCTGTTCGAAATCATAATGGGGGAACCAAGGGCCCCCTATATCCAAGTCCGTCGGGAGCCGGGGCATCGAGTTCCACTCCAGGAATCTCCAGGAACCCTGAGGTCTTCCCTGAGCCGGGGCCGGGCTGGGCACACCCTGAGTGTCCACAGGGTAGGTGTCTTCCCAGACAGCTCCACCAGGACAGGATGTGGAAGAACGAGGTGCCCACGGTGGGGAAACTAACCAAATGGGCCGCTGGAACCGGGCtggtgggcctggaggggcctgcCTGTCCCCCTTGCAGAGGGTCGTCCTGCCACTTGAAGCCAGCACAGGCCTAGGTGCCGAGAACCCTTGCTCCAGTTTGGCTGAAAGGAAAACAGTCGTGGTCAGTGTCTCCACTGAGCCCATGCAGGCCTTTCCCGGCCAGGCCCCACCTGCCTAGGTCTCTGGAGTCCTCAGGGTCTCTGTGTGGCCCCGTGGTCTGACACTGAGGACGCACCTGTAGTCTGCTGATCTCAGGggagaggtgtgtgccacctggCATGGGGAAGCTGTGGGGGGATGGCAGGTGGCTCCTGGGACTGCCCCCAGGGTCCAGACTGGCTGGGGGCTTCCTACCACACACCCTCGTCCCAGGACTATTGGGCCAGGGATACAGCCCCCAGTGAGAACTCAGGTGGGAAGGGACTTGGATGTCACCCAGCCCTTTGCCACCTCACATGGGGACCCATCTCCACAGTGGGTGATTGGACCCGGACATGGGTCaccctctgccctcctgggctgCCCAGTCCATGCCAGGACTGAGCGTTCCCACATCTGGCTGAATTCTTGGCTCTAGCTCTCACCCGGGGTCCCGCTTGTGCCCTCtccctgagtgctctggggtcagggacacccgattcccttgtctccctggctcaaggctGGTTGTCCTGGCAACCTTGGAGGAGCCTGCAGCAGTGAGGGGCCTCTGCTGCTGTCTGAGGCTGTGGGTGCTTGCAGGGAGGGGTGGGGTTTCCCACAAATGGGTCTGGCTCATCTAGTGCCCTAGAGGGTCCTGTGATGGGGCGACAGAGACACTGTGGAATGTGGGAGGGGGCTTGTTGGAGGGTCATGCCCACATCCTCCTCCTGCGGGCACAACACATCCAGTACACACACACTGAGCGCCTGCCCTGAGGACCGGTGGGCCTCCTGTACTTTCTTAgagtccaggaggaagaggaggaagaaaaggtgaagaggaaggccCAGGTAGTAGGGTTGCGGGTCTCGGGCACTCCCCCACTATTGACTGCCCCAGAGGGTGACATGGGAGGGGACATGGCACTGGAGCCCACCTGGGGGTGGCAGGTCCCCTTGCTTCCTTGTTAGTTTCTTCATAGAGGCCCTAAGATGCTTGAGCACAGAGTCATCATCCAACTCCCAGGTATAGAAGAACTGGTTCCGAAACCGTGCCCACAGGCCAGACCTGGATGTCTTCGTGAGGCGCTCTAGGGACAGGGTGGACATCAGGCCAGGAGAGTTCCCTGGGAGGGGGCACAGCTGATACCCTGTGACCACTTCAGTCTCCCACTGGGCCGTGCCAGAACCTTCTGTGGCCACCCCAGGGGTCCAGATGTGCACAGGAGACTGTGGCTGGGGGACAACCTGGGCAGGGAAGTGCTCAGGACACTCCTGACTTTCATCTGGGCCATGTGGGGGGCGGGCTCGGTGTCACTGTGCCTTGCCCAGCCCACCTGGTCAGACCTCCCTCTGGGCCAGAACAGAGGATCATGAGGACAGTGTGAGGAAGCTGCCCTCCGGTAAATCGGGGTCTGACCCCAGGGCTCCCCACGCCCCACTGGGCACACGGAGACTTACTCCTCTGAACTTTAAAGGCAATGCTTCTCATCGGCATCAACACCTGTTCTCCTTCCAGCAAATACACGTCCCACAGGCGCAGGATGAGCCCAAGAGAGATCTGTGGGGATAGCAGGTGTGGGAGACTGTAGCCCttccaggctggggctggtggctcGAGCtgagcccactggggcttcagtcCCCAGAGTCAGTGATCTTCCCCATGAGGGTTTCCTGAGCCCTCCAGGATGCTGAGTCAGACAAGGTCTTGCAGCTCCTCATGGGGGGCACTCATTGGAGTGGGAGTGTGGCTCCTGGAGAGAGGGGCTTGCCCAGGGCTTGAGGCTTCCCTGATCCCTGCCAAGTTGGGTCCTGGCCCAGTCTGCCTGTAAGGCGGGGTCTGAGTCCCAGTTATTGCGCTGGGATGACCCCCCTTGGGCAGAGGGTTTTGTTTGGGTGTCCTGTGGGGACCCCCCTGTGGGCAGAGCCTCCTGTGGGCTGTGGGTGAGCCAGACCCCCGGGCTGGGGAAGCAGGGCACTGCAGGGCAAGGAGGGTCCCTGAGTCAGGGTCTCCCTATGCCTTCTTACCCCGTCATTCAACATCTGGAGAAGCCAGCCTAACGAGGAACTCTGCGTGAAAAGACCTTCCTTGTCCTGACGGGAGGAACAGAGGTGCTCAGGGCCCCCTGGGCTGCCCTAAAAACCTCCCTCTTCCAGGGCCTATGAAGACCCTTCCCCTAGTGCAGAACAATGGGCAGCGTCCTGGGCTCCCCACAACACCGTCCCCTTCCCACACTCCCGGTGGACACACTGCCCTTTTCCCTGCTCTGCGGGAGCTGGGCCCCCATCCCTGTGCCTCTGTCCTATAGACCAACTCCCGGCCCATGGAGAACCCGACAtcccagtggctgggactcagCCAGTCACCAGCGCCACGGGATGCAGGGCCTCTGGAGAAGAGCCCAAGCTTGCTCACCAGACGCCATAAACTCACCAGACGCCACATGGTCTTGGGTTGTGACGTGGGGACCACATGCTCCTGATGGTCTTGGAGCCCCTGGACTGTCCCGCCATTTGGGCTGTGGAATCCTGAGAAGGCCCCAGCCCATCAAGTAATCAGAGCCTTTCCCCAAGATGTGGAGCCATCAGCTGGAAGAGctgggcagctggagaggcccccaAACCGCAAGGCCTTCCACCCTCCCATCTGATGACCCCACCATGCAGCCTTTGCCCTGGGGAGGTGGGTCAGGAACATCCCCTGGAGTCTGGCTGCAGGTTTCCCTagaggcctcctggaccagggtgCAAAAAGGGCAAGCCTGACTTGTGGCCACCACATGGCGGCCAGAACAGGGCGGGTTCTGGGTTTCCTGGTCGTCTCCTGGAAGTGGGGTCGGGCCAGGGGACACAGGATGGGGAGATGCTGCCACCTGGGCTTGGTCGGCCCATTCGTGGGCACCAAGGGCAGCAGGAGCCTGGGCAGCTGGAGGGCAGGAGGACTCTCAGTGAGGGGAGAGTGAGCTGCACAGAATCAGAGCCAGAGGGCGTGGCAGCAGGACACAGAGGGTGGCCACGGGGAGGATGAGATGCCCTCCGCTGATGGGGATGAAAGGCGTCTGACTTGGGCTTTGGGGGTCAGCCGCGGACTCCTGTGGGACCCTCAGCAGAGACACCCTGAAGACTCCCAAGGAGCTGGCTACACAAAGAAGGTGCCTTGGCTGAAAGCCGAGATCACCTGGCCAGGGTGGCCGTCTCTGGGTCTGGCTGCATGAGGTCCCTTGGGCAGCTGTCCACCTACCTTGCAGGGAGTGCCTCTCACTGGCCAGCAGCTGCACCAGTGCCCAGAATGCATCCTCCTCAGGCAGATACAGGAGAAACAAGGCCGCGATGGGGCTCAGGTCCCTGCAGTAGCCCACCTCCTGCAAGAGCCAGAGTCACTGTGAAAGGACATCACCTGGGAGGACTGAGGTCACCTGGGAGGACTCATGTCATTGGAGAGGGCAGAGGTGACTGGGGAGGCTTCCTCTGAAGGAGAGGCTTCCTCAGGGTGCAAATTCATTTCATGACAAGAGCCAAGTCCATCAGGCACTTCAGCACCTTGTCCATACTAATCTTAAAAGAAGCGATGGCACCCCACCAGACACCCACTCCTGTGAATAGGGAAATACTGCCCGGGAACGTCACTGCCGGGAATACTCACCGGGTTATACTCCGAATATGCCAGGAGGATGTAGAATAGTTCCCGCTgcctaggagacagagaaaggaggcttttgtttgttttgtgcagaTGCCGTTGGTTTCACTTTGTCCACAAAGCCTAACAACGAATCCCATTTCAGGTTCAGATGATTCACCAGATAAGCAGTGAGCTTCTCAGGGCctttgaagaaatatttcagtaaaatccACATCTGTGACATGCAGATAGCCCAGTCGTACAGTGGCTTGCCTGATCCTTTTCACTCtgaatgattttctttatttttttttcagtttgcacACACACCAGTTCAGTCTTTGGATGTACAGTTCCTCCACGGTTCTAAACCAATGGGCAGAGTCTCCCGGCCACCGCTCCAGCCCCTCCTGGAGTGACTCCTTCATCTTCCAAGTCTCCAGGGTGGCCCCTAtgcacccagcctctccccaGTCTGTCAACCCTTGGCCACCCAGACTACTTCTCAGTCCCTATGATTTGGTCTTTTCCAGAATGACCCAGGAAGGGGAATCCTACGTGGTAGCTTCTTGGGGCTGGATTCTTTCCCTCAGCAAAATGCATCTAGGATCCACCCACATTCATCCAGCCATCACTGGCTCGATCCCTTTTCTCACTGGGTCTTCCGTTTGGAGGGAGGACCGGTCTTGCTCTCCCCAGGACCCCTTATTGCCCCAGCATTTGGTGATGTCAGTGTTACCTCGGGAGGCTCTAGGGCCCTCTGTCCTGCCACCCTCCCGTGAGTCCTACCGTGGGTCCCCGTGGGTCCGGGAGAGCACCTTTCACCATTGTGCATGATTTTGTTTGCTGCCTTCTGTCTCCTCAGGATCCTCCTGGGTTCTGGCCCCACGTGTTCCAGTCTGGCCCAGGGCTTGG
Protein-coding sequences here:
- the LOC139359395 gene encoding TBC1 domain family member 3D-like — encoded protein: MDKEVGYCRDLSPIAALFLLYLPEEDAFWALVQLLASERHSLQAAQAPAALGAHEWADQAQVAASPHPVSPGPTPLPGDDQETQNPPCSGRHVVATRFHSPNGGTVQGLQDHQEHVVPTSQPKTMWRLDKEGLFTQSSSLGWLLQMLNDGISLGLILRLWDVYLLEGEQVLMPMRSIAFKVQRKRLTKTSRSGLWARFRNQFFYTWELDDDSVLKHLRASMKKLTRKQGDLPPPAKLEQGFSAPRPVLASSGRTTLCKGDRQAPPGPPARFQRPIWLVSPPWAPRSSTSCPGGAVWEDTYPVDTQGVPSPAPAQGRPQGSWRFLEWNSMPRLPTDLDIGGPWFPHYDFEQSCCVRVPSEQPEPASHSHFIFC